tatagcacgagcaaggctatgctttaaatgatttatggaactttctagtcgtgtagcttcaccatgcactaggactcataattaacacgcgttgcatgaattattagcagcctgaaagCACACAAACTactttaacaaagtaactcatgcgtatttcaccatagtttggcatggtagacattcatcgcgtattttggcaggttttgctcgcaacccacaatcgattttattgtgagtcacatggtgaaatatttccgtgatatctccaggacttgtccgtttacattaacaatcgtaacagcaatgttaccttctcccacccatcatcgaagcatttaggtatgtcaaagcaatccagtggtagaattcgtattggctggggtgattgatcactcagagCGGCAAGGCTAttagccttcaccggcttgggtgattagtcgtactggcgtaagccccgcaggctattagcctgcactagagaaggtgggcaactgtgctttattgcccacaaagagtgctttatgtaatagttgtatcatgtacctgaGTGGTTTGCCTGATATGCACACCCATGCTCTCGGGCCGttatatgtacacccaagctcgagggccgttaggcccaagagcatgggtgtacatatcaggcaaatcacgagggcacgtgatacaactgatatgcaccatgccaatgcaggctaagagcctgcgggcgactaatcacccaaaccaatgagccttatccacaatgacgttttatgacatcacaagAATAAAGATGGCCGCgatagttgggggactgttaCACAGGTGCCTATGGAGAAAAATTTTTAAttgctcatatttcagccagaaaAGAAGATATTGAGTTCTAAACAACAGGTACAGTCAAGTTTTATATAAGACATTACGATGAGCAAGTTTTGTtgcatttcaaatttttttctaaatagcATACGTTTGCAATAGCTTTTGCTACTTCGTATACAAGCCTGTCGGTTAATGGTCGATATCTCCATGTCTAGCTGAAATATGAGCAATCAAAaatttttctccataggcgcctgtataaCAGTCCCCCGACTACCGCGGCCATCTTTATTCctgtgatgtcataaaacgtcattgtggataaggctcatacgAGGCCAACCACCGAAttcattatatagaccaacttgtgaaattcgattatgggacagcaacaactaacgttgtgactacgtttgttaacataaacgggcaAATCCTAtggatatcacggaaacactcaatttagcaattttacaagtgtttcaaagttgctacatcacttAAACACTGTTTACACAGTTTTCTAAACAACTAGAagggtaagcttcgctgtagagtggttacctcgtgatatacgaaaagtgggcgtggtacataatcaaacacgcggacaagcgcttgtaaattacccatgacactagttctcaccttgaactttcgtttgtcaactcatagggtggtgaGGGAGTCGAATTGCCTCcatctgagtgctgtaggatggaaaatcggcctcatggttttcatcacgtgagcaataataaactcccacttttgggccttatccgaaattacgtcacaaatAAAAATGGCGTCTTTAGTAGGGGGACACGTGAACTGATTCAATGGAAGATTCGAGCGATTTGGAGAATATCTCCGTAGTAGTGGAAGATATTAAGAGTTTTTCTACAGGTATAACAGCACCATGGTATAGCGAATTAATTTTATTCCTACTTTACAGCGCGAGAGGCACGAGGCTGCTCAGCTGATGTTGGCGATTATGACGGTGCCGAAGACAATGACGGCGAATTCGATTACAATGAAGAAGTGAAGTATAGACCGCCCACCAAGAAGGCACCAAATGATTGTAACAAGCCTCCAAGTCCAAATGGCATTATCGTTGGTGAGCGCACTACACTAGTGCCGGCGCAAGGTGAGTAGTTGAAGTTGGATGTACAGTTTCTGTATGGTTTAGCTTGAACGATGTGCGGATTAAGCCATTACATCTACTGTTGCTGCTGCAATTAATTTTGCCTTGTATTTTTATAGGAGATGTAAATGCTGCACAGAACCATTTGGTACACCTCTCTAGAAGTAAGGAGGAATGGCGTGGAGATTATTGTTGTGTGCCACTTTGCCGAAATTCTAGTGCCCAAAATGCACGCAGAGAGGAGCTAGGATTGCCTAGAGTTTCTTTTCATAGCTTTCCAGATGTGAACACGGAAAAAGGGAAACAATGGATAGCAAAAATACGCCGAGATCCAGGTTTAGCTTTTACTATTAACAAGTACACTAAAATTTGTTCACAACACTTCACTGCTGATGACTTTGTAACCTCACCTGTGCCTGGATGCTCTCCAGTGAGATCCCGTTTGAAAGCATCTGCTGTTCCAACAGTTTTTTCGTGGAATGCAAAGAAACAACGTGAAACTGTGATATCTAAAATAGCCTCCTTAGCCATTCAGCATAAAGACTATCAGTTGTTAGATACAGGTGGAAGTTCAGATGTCCTGAGCATCAATGAGGATGTTGATTCCTTTCATGTGGAAGATTCTTTTGAACCAGTTAATCTTTTGGATGAAGTTGACCATTTGAGGGAAAAAGTTTCTCAGTTACAAGCTGAACTTGAATTGGCAAAGGATGCTGCCACAAAGTCACTTTTTTGCCTACAGAACATCAAAGATAATGATGAAGATGTGAAATACTATACAGGATTTCCAGATTACGCTACTCTCTTAGCTTTCTTTGAAGTGCTTTTAGAATCAGATGCAACTGTTATGCGTCAGTGGGATGGCAAGAACTGTAAGAGTAACTATGATGATGAAAGCAAACGTGGACGGCATTGCAAGTTGCCATTACTTGAacaattttttctagctgattttgattgtgtaaTTAGattgtttattcatgtagctttgtgtcctgggggaaaaatcaaatctgctgacatgggtgataagaccggttttctcaggcTGGGTCACATTTGTCGATATTTAGGCTTATTTTGCTATTGTTTAGTCCACTGAATAATGTAATTTAAGTCTTGCTGTAGATGACAATGATCCTGTTCTGAGTGAATGACACAGTATAGAACACATTGTCTGCAAATAATCTGATAGATGAAGTTATATTGGTAGTAATGTCATTGATGTACAATAAAACCATAAGTGGGCCTAAACTGTTCCTTGAGGAACACCTGAATCAACATGGACGTAAGGTAAGCCAGCTgaatatcaattattgtctgaaaagtgaagtatccattacgctttgttgttggctatgttcaatccattacacagcagtacgaatgataacgaatcaagaactgtttgaaaagcacctctgcaatcaaaatagccactat
The nucleotide sequence above comes from Dysidea avara chromosome 3, odDysAvar1.4, whole genome shotgun sequence. Encoded proteins:
- the LOC136248555 gene encoding uncharacterized protein encodes the protein MEDSSDLENISVVVEDIKSFSTAREARGCSADVGDYDGAEDNDGEFDYNEEVKYRPPTKKAPNDCNKPPSPNGIIVGERTTLVPAQGDVNAAQNHLVHLSRSKEEWRGDYCCVPLCRNSSAQNARREELGLPRVSFHSFPDVNTEKGKQWIAKIRRDPGLAFTINKYTKICSQHFTADDFVTSPVPGCSPVRSRLKASAVPTVFSWNAKKQRETVISKIASLAIQHKDYQLLDTGGSSDVLSINEDVDSFHVEDSFEPVNLLDEVDHLREKVSQLQAELELAKDAATKSLFCLQNIKDNDEDVKYYTGFPDYATLLAFFEVLLESDATVMRQWDGKNCKSNYDDESKRGRHCKLPLLEQFFLADFDCVIRLFIHVALCPGGKIKSADMDDNDPVLSE